From a single Spirochaetaceae bacterium genomic region:
- a CDS encoding uracil-DNA glycosylase, whose product MNNKLSLYNFISLVNSYVTKGRLTQLPLSEADLSRPAVPQAVKAHTAVTPNLKIEADNLSQLNNIIQSCKACSLPLGHAIVGAGNTQPQLLVLSDSLSADDNELSQPFSGAMGQFVDLWLKAINLSRADCYFSTLVKCYSPKFSEEAAALCAGYLFKQIELLKPQAILACGVALARVISGKAESVANLRGRPFSHHHIPLVVTYSPVSVLNDESLKRPVWEDLKMLRNILNGGQRG is encoded by the coding sequence ATGAACAACAAACTAAGTCTTTATAATTTTATATCGTTAGTTAATAGTTATGTAACTAAAGGAAGGCTTACGCAGCTGCCCTTAAGCGAGGCCGATTTAAGCCGGCCGGCAGTCCCTCAAGCGGTTAAAGCTCATACGGCTGTTACCCCCAACTTAAAGATAGAGGCTGATAATTTAAGCCAACTAAATAATATTATACAAAGCTGTAAAGCTTGCAGTTTGCCGCTAGGCCATGCTATAGTAGGAGCAGGGAATACACAGCCGCAGCTGCTGGTGTTAAGTGATAGTCTTTCGGCCGATGATAACGAGCTAAGCCAGCCTTTTAGCGGGGCGATGGGTCAATTTGTCGATTTATGGCTTAAGGCCATCAATTTAAGCCGCGCCGACTGTTACTTTAGTACATTAGTAAAGTGTTATAGTCCTAAATTTAGCGAGGAAGCGGCCGCACTTTGTGCCGGTTACCTTTTTAAACAAATAGAGCTTTTAAAGCCGCAGGCTATTTTAGCATGCGGAGTAGCTTTAGCTAGGGTTATTAGCGGTAAAGCCGAGAGTGTGGCCAATTTACGCGGGCGGCCTTTTAGTCACCATCATATTCCTTTGGTAGTAACTTATAGCCCGGTGAGTGTTTTAAACGACGAAAGTTTAAAACGGCCGGTATGGGAAGATTTAAAAATGCTGCGTAATATTTTAAATGGCGGGCAAAGAGGATAA
- a CDS encoding MBL fold metallo-hydrolase, with protein MQNEEVRYAVLGSGSEGNAYIIENSRAAILIDNGYRLNELYRRLNQAGFEISKLKYIFLTHDHSDHSSGVAELALHLNIPVVMHHKAVIKASAGYGFERWNIKAGKFYSNDYYDLNFTAFDTSHDSPFSLGYFIELSGRRFLLITDTGRLTPCMYDYAESADVLFLESNYSPVMLQQGKYPAFLKARIAGARGHLSNYDAANFIIRLSNNQFKRIFLCHLSQNNNSIETLKEEFGAICPLEPHITICPRNQLMAGEFYAAERADKALNAAGTLQLSSA; from the coding sequence ATGCAAAACGAAGAGGTGCGTTATGCCGTATTAGGCAGCGGCAGCGAAGGTAATGCTTATATTATAGAAAATAGCCGAGCCGCTATTCTAATTGATAATGGCTACCGTTTAAACGAACTATACCGGCGCCTAAACCAAGCAGGTTTTGAGATAAGCAAATTAAAATATATTTTTTTAACCCACGACCACAGCGACCACAGCAGCGGGGTAGCCGAGTTGGCCTTACATTTAAATATACCAGTAGTTATGCACCATAAAGCCGTTATTAAGGCTTCTGCCGGCTACGGCTTTGAACGCTGGAATATTAAAGCAGGCAAATTTTACAGTAACGATTATTACGATTTAAACTTTACAGCTTTTGATACCAGCCACGACAGCCCTTTTAGTTTGGGTTACTTTATCGAGCTTTCGGGCCGCCGTTTTTTACTCATTACCGATACTGGCCGGCTTACTCCTTGTATGTACGACTATGCCGAAAGCGCCGATGTGCTTTTTTTAGAGAGTAACTACTCGCCCGTTATGTTACAGCAAGGGAAATATCCGGCCTTTTTAAAGGCGCGTATTGCCGGAGCGCGCGGCCATTTATCTAATTACGATGCGGCTAATTTTATTATTAGGCTGAGTAATAACCAGTTTAAACGTATTTTTTTGTGTCATCTTTCGCAAAATAATAATAGTATAGAAACACTTAAAGAAGAATTTGGGGCTATTTGCCCCCTAGAGCCACATATTACCATTTGCCCGCGTAACCAACTTATGGCCGGCGAGTTTTATGCGGCAGAGAGGGCAGATAAAGCGCTAAATGCCGCCGGTACTTTGCAATTAAGCAGCGCTTAA
- the prs gene encoding ribose-phosphate diphosphokinase has protein sequence MSVNNRPLGIISCPGSHVFTQQLITHLKRQTKKRFLDKMTAMAKAYNVPESEIVASYNYANDLASGNSEVKEENITYREPNFEIETRFTRFANGEIKTEILSTIREYDIYIVQDVYGTMPASYYGSEAAEYNVNDHLITLLTTIDAVRVSSPARITCVLPAYPYARQHKKTGREGLTAALVGRILEDMGVERIITLDIHSKDIDHTFKNLHLENLYASYQITEQLLGLIDPEKEDLVVVAPDTGAVDRNKFFANNLKRPLAMLYKERDYSIVSSDANKSNISTMRMLGDVKGKAVFIVDDMLGTGGTLIKALQIMKEMGATKVIIGISLPLFTADAIEQFDKAYQDGLFYRIIGCNAVSHSDKLLGRSWYISADVSPLFASVVRRLNNSDGLGSLFDSDKLIQDLLLSK, from the coding sequence ATGTCGGTAAACAATAGGCCATTAGGTATTATTAGCTGTCCGGGCAGCCATGTATTTACTCAGCAATTAATAACCCATTTAAAAAGGCAAACCAAAAAACGGTTTTTAGATAAAATGACGGCGATGGCTAAGGCTTATAATGTTCCTGAAAGCGAAATTGTAGCCAGTTATAACTACGCTAACGATTTAGCCAGTGGTAACAGCGAGGTAAAAGAAGAAAACATTACCTACCGTGAGCCTAACTTCGAGATAGAAACGCGTTTTACCCGTTTTGCCAACGGCGAAATTAAAACCGAAATTCTCTCTACTATCCGTGAGTACGATATTTATATTGTGCAAGATGTTTACGGCACCATGCCGGCCAGCTACTATGGCAGCGAAGCCGCCGAGTATAATGTAAACGACCACTTAATAACTTTGCTTACTACCATCGATGCCGTTAGGGTATCGTCGCCGGCCCGTATTACTTGTGTGCTGCCGGCTTATCCTTATGCTAGGCAACATAAAAAAACCGGCCGTGAGGGACTAACAGCCGCTTTGGTGGGACGAATTTTGGAAGATATGGGGGTAGAGCGCATTATCACCCTAGATATTCACTCTAAAGACATAGACCATACCTTTAAAAATTTGCACCTAGAGAATTTATATGCCAGCTACCAAATAACCGAGCAACTGTTAGGGTTAATAGACCCTGAAAAAGAAGATTTAGTGGTGGTAGCCCCCGATACCGGCGCCGTTGACCGTAACAAATTTTTTGCCAATAACCTTAAACGGCCACTGGCTATGCTTTATAAAGAGCGCGACTATAGTATAGTTAGCAGCGATGCTAATAAAAGTAACATTAGTACTATGCGTATGCTGGGCGATGTTAAGGGGAAAGCAGTGTTTATCGTTGACGATATGCTGGGCACGGGCGGCACTTTAATTAAAGCTTTGCAAATAATGAAAGAGATGGGGGCAACTAAGGTAATTATCGGCATTAGCCTGCCGCTGTTTACGGCCGATGCGATTGAGCAATTTGATAAAGCTTATCAAGATGGGTTGTTTTATCGTATAATCGGCTGTAATGCCGTAAGCCACAGCGATAAATTACTTGGCCGCAGCTGGTACATTAGCGCCGATGTTAGCCCGCTGTTTGCCAGTGTGGTAAGGCGTTTAAATAACAGTGATGGACTGGGCAGTTTATTTGACAGTGATAAACTTATCCAAGATTTATTATTAAGTAAGTAA
- a CDS encoding FGGY-family carbohydrate kinase — translation MILTIDIGTSTLKLALYEGAKSLAFTRQALSCSVNTFNFEAIKTFITTSGYQTTAIKAIAISSQAPTLVALNEHGQLITVLYYYAAEQRLPGLPSAFLPKILAFKEQQPHLYRQTACFLTLGDYLAYLLSGQLYTSLPMHDKRYIPFMWDKAQLAGYGFDEALFAPFYHRESRLTNGSFGLVKGLPVVSVTFDFLAALVGSGALSADIGCNRNGSSEGLNFLIPFKASLPSANQLNWRSFPHAIATSYNAGLIFNYKDYFDYFKTSLQLNDDNFFAELLTVIDDTELPSRLNDYNFGVFSNDFNFNNFLQLINGCSAFQQAAMALKFYGEGFGKVVKLWPNLTELRLSGGAALNNGLNQYKANCCGIPCVSVQETFTELLGNVIIAYIELGRYANLNEAGRLIKVTKTYLPN, via the coding sequence ATGATTTTAACTATCGATATAGGTACCAGCACCTTAAAGCTGGCCCTTTACGAAGGGGCTAAATCTTTAGCTTTTACTAGGCAAGCTTTATCTTGCTCGGTTAATACCTTTAACTTTGAGGCCATTAAAACTTTTATAACTACCAGCGGCTACCAAACTACGGCGATAAAAGCCATTGCTATTAGCAGCCAAGCTCCTACTTTAGTGGCCTTAAATGAGCACGGCCAATTAATAACTGTTTTATATTACTACGCTGCCGAGCAGAGACTGCCGGGGTTACCATCGGCCTTTTTACCTAAAATTTTGGCTTTTAAAGAGCAGCAACCCCATCTTTATCGGCAAACCGCTTGCTTTTTAACTTTAGGTGATTATTTAGCTTACCTGCTAAGCGGCCAGCTTTATACCAGCTTACCTATGCATGATAAACGTTATATCCCCTTTATGTGGGATAAAGCGCAGCTAGCCGGCTATGGTTTTGATGAAGCTTTATTTGCCCCTTTTTATCATAGAGAGTCTAGGCTTACTAATGGCAGCTTTGGCCTTGTTAAAGGCCTGCCGGTGGTAAGTGTAACCTTCGATTTTTTAGCGGCTTTAGTAGGCAGCGGGGCGCTTAGCGCTGATATTGGCTGTAACCGTAACGGCAGCAGTGAAGGGTTAAATTTTTTAATACCATTTAAGGCTAGTTTGCCATCTGCCAATCAATTAAATTGGCGCAGCTTTCCGCATGCAATAGCGACCTCTTATAATGCCGGGTTAATTTTTAACTATAAAGATTACTTTGACTACTTTAAAACTAGCTTACAACTAAACGATGATAATTTTTTTGCCGAGTTATTAACGGTAATAGATGATACGGAGTTGCCGTCTAGGTTAAACGATTATAATTTTGGTGTATTTAGCAATGATTTTAATTTTAATAATTTTTTACAGCTAATTAACGGTTGTTCGGCTTTTCAACAGGCAGCTATGGCTTTAAAGTTTTACGGCGAAGGTTTTGGGAAAGTAGTCAAGCTTTGGCCTAATTTAACGGAACTTAGGTTAAGCGGCGGAGCAGCGCTAAATAATGGGCTTAACCAATATAAAGCTAATTGCTGTGGAATACCCTGTGTTAGTGTGCAAGAAACATTTACAGAATTGCTGGGTAATGTTATAATAGCCTATATAGAGTTAGGCCGCTACGCTAATTTAAACGAAGCTGGCCGGCTTATCAAGGTAACTAAAACGTATTTACCTAATTAA
- a CDS encoding aminotransferase class I/II-fold pyridoxal phosphate-dependent enzyme — MIDLRSDTVTKPSPEMRRLMAAAKVGDDVYREDPTTGRLEEYAAYLTGKEAALLISSGTFGNLLAAMVLARRGTEVLMHEAAHTMIYEQSGISAIVGAKPVTIAGLRGILTAEAVEKKINKAVPYYNEETSLIIIENSHNFCGGTVWSKTELESLAAVANKYNLPIHLDGARIFNAAVAGGLSVKEISSYAGTITFCLSKGLGAPIGSVLCGDKTFIDKALRWRKMLGGGMRQTGVLAAAGLYALENNVERLAEDHNHAQLLAKAFNESDWAQAECEPETNIIFAVTKGPAGEMVAKLKDKGILCFAMGPKRIRMVTHLDVSGSDIAKACEAIKTVS; from the coding sequence ATGATAGATTTACGCAGTGATACGGTAACAAAACCCAGCCCCGAAATGCGCCGGTTAATGGCGGCGGCAAAGGTAGGTGATGATGTTTACCGCGAAGACCCTACTACCGGCCGGCTGGAAGAATATGCCGCCTATTTAACCGGTAAAGAGGCCGCCTTGCTTATTAGCAGCGGCACGTTTGGGAACCTACTGGCTGCTATGGTGCTGGCAAGGCGTGGTACAGAGGTGCTTATGCACGAAGCCGCCCATACCATGATTTACGAGCAAAGCGGTATTTCGGCCATAGTGGGGGCTAAGCCGGTAACTATAGCCGGTTTGCGTGGTATATTAACGGCCGAAGCCGTAGAAAAAAAAATTAATAAAGCTGTCCCTTATTACAACGAAGAAACATCGTTGATTATTATCGAAAATAGTCATAACTTTTGCGGCGGCACGGTATGGAGTAAAACCGAGTTAGAAAGCTTAGCGGCAGTAGCGAATAAATATAACTTACCCATACACTTAGATGGAGCGCGCATTTTTAATGCCGCAGTGGCCGGCGGCCTTAGTGTTAAAGAAATTAGCAGTTATGCCGGTACTATTACTTTTTGTTTAAGTAAAGGGTTAGGAGCGCCTATCGGCAGTGTGCTTTGCGGTGATAAAACCTTTATTGACAAGGCTTTACGCTGGCGTAAAATGCTGGGTGGCGGTATGCGGCAAACGGGAGTTTTAGCGGCGGCCGGTCTATATGCTTTAGAGAATAACGTAGAGAGATTGGCTGAGGACCATAACCATGCCCAATTATTAGCTAAAGCCTTTAATGAAAGTGACTGGGCGCAGGCCGAATGTGAGCCCGAAACTAATATTATTTTTGCCGTTACCAAAGGGCCGGCCGGTGAGATGGTGGCTAAGTTAAAAGATAAAGGCATATTATGTTTTGCGATGGGGCCAAAACGTATAAGAATGGTAACCCATCTAGATGTAAGCGGCAGTGATATTGCTAAAGCTTGCGAGGCTATTAAAACCGTTAGTTGA